Proteins from a single region of Rhipicephalus sanguineus isolate Rsan-2018 chromosome 5, BIME_Rsan_1.4, whole genome shotgun sequence:
- the LOC119392901 gene encoding transducin beta-like protein 3, with product MSRSELKESYKVQAKYDAFYTGRFVEWPGKGGYLYCQHGSSVKVLNVEDGKVSKSFDLGDDEDVTTFTVSQDETTLAVSGRSGLLRQWDLEADVLTRTWKSFHQGPISCMVFDSTSTLLASGGCDSTVKVWDIIRQYCTHHLRGAQGVFRLVSHKYGDCPV from the exons ATGTCGAGGTCTGAATTGAAAGAAAG CTACAAGGTTCAGGCCAAGTACGACGCCTTCTATACTGGGCGATTTGTTGAG TGGCCCGGAAAAGGTGGTTACCTCTACTGCCAACACGGTTCCAGTGTCAAGGTGCTCAACGTCGAAGATGGCAAAGTGTCGAAGTCCTTTGACTTG GGTGACGACGAGGATGTGACAACCTTTACCGTAAGCCAAGATGAAACCACGCTGGCAGTGAGTGGAAGGAGTGGGCTGCTTCGCCAATGGGACCTAGAAGCGGACGTCCTGACCAGGACCTGGAAG TCATTTCACCAAGGCCCCATATCATGCATGGTCTTCGACTCAACGAGCACGCTCCTTGCAAGCGGCGGATGCGACTCCACAGTCAAGGTGTGGGACATCATCCGGCAGTACTGCACGCACCACCTACGAGGAGCACAGGGTGTTTTCAGGTTGGTGTCTCACAAGTATGGTGATTGCCCAGTCTAA